The Musa acuminata AAA Group cultivar baxijiao chromosome BXJ2-2, Cavendish_Baxijiao_AAA, whole genome shotgun sequence genome contains the following window.
CgatgatttattttttgataattttattttatataattaattatatataaacataaataaaataaaaagagatagacatacataaacattataTTAAATACCTTTGATATAAATTTAGCTCTGACGATTTAAGATTGAGGTGTAAGCCACATGACATCGAGGTGTCAGCCACATCATTATACCTATAtcgaaatattaataataatatatgtaatttatatattttataaattttaaattaattactaAATAACTACAAATAATAAGTATACCCATGAGAATTTTCAGATTTATGTTCAAATATATAAGGATCAATATGTTATTCTCGAACTCTTGAAAGATATTATGCAATATATAGCCAATACTCCCGTTTATATTCGtgacataatataaaatattatctattgtataaACGGGTTAAATGATCGCGTTtcgatccgatccgatccgattACTCCCGTTTCGATCCCCGTGGAGTTCGATCTCCTCTAGCGACGACGATGGCAGCGGCTACTTGCGGAATCAGGCAAAAGTGGATGAGAGGATTGACGGGGAGGagaagtaggaggaggaggaggcggaggcggtTTAGCTGGAAACCTTAGGTCTGTTTGATCTGGACCTTCTGCCTGGCTACTCGTCAGAGGAGATCAAATGGTTTCACCAATGCGTCGCTTCGATAGGTAAATGGATGCCTAATGCTTTTACGATAAGCAATGGCATTTAGGTTTCATGAATTGACTTGGTGTCCTCCGTAATGGTGCATTCAGTTTGGTTTGGGGCAATTCCATGCTAGTGGAGTGGTCCATCCTGACATGATGGTTTGGGGTAATTCCTTTCTGTCAATGTCGTTGGTCAGGCCAATCAACTTGCAATCTTGCTATTGATAACTTTGAATCTTAACTAGGAAGTTCAAATGATATCAAGCTAACTGCAATTGCTTGTTTGTGTTTTCCATTTCATTTCCACTAATATTATGTTGTTTCAGTCTTTCAGATGTTAAGATAGGTTTGGGATGCAAGTCTTTACATTGCATGTTATCAATGTTCTTTCTCTGCATTTATTTTTCTGTTACctgtcatatcattgattttttaaagagaaaaggGAAAACCATTTCATTAGCCTCCCATTACAGAGGTTCAAAATTAGCAAGAGACAAAATTGGGAGCTTCAGCTCCCCATATGGAGATATTCTGAGATCGCCTGCCATGGTTAGCAAGTGTATCTGCTAAGAAATTTTCCTCTCTGGGAAAATAGTGAAAACAAATTACATTTGCTTTCAAAGAAAGATTCAGAATATCCTGAATTGGCAACTTCAGGTGCCAAGGAGGGTCGGATTTTTGTTTGACAAGCTCAATGATCTCTTTAGCATCAGAGTGGACTTGAACATCCTTTATGTGCTCAGCCAATGCCCTTTTTAAGTCTCCAATTATGGCATAACACTCTATCTGTTGatgtccataactctacatggggtTGTCATGTCATTAATTTGCTGTTGCATTTGAACATTTTGGGTGAATGCATTAGTTTCTGCATGTTATTTGACATTTTGAAATctggtgtcatgcatattgagccAACAACTTCCATCAATTAAGATAATTTTTGTTTAAGATTAAAAGAGATGGATGTTCTAAGAATTTCTAAGTGCATTTTCTTGAAATTCATTGCCATATATCTGAAGGTGAACAAGGAAAGTAACAGTTCCTAATGAATGTGAAAACATTACCAAACAAAATGGCATTAGTGAAATTTACTTACTGATATATTTGAATGAAGTCTGTAACATACAATATTTCCCTCGATTGCTAGATACATTTGCAAAGGTAGCATTGCATATGCCAAGTATAAGACCTTCTATAAGGTAGTCCTTCGAGTTGATTCTTCTAGCAATTGAGGTTAATTCTGCTTCGATTAAATATCCTATATATGCTAGTACTTGCacagcttcaactttcttttggaagcaaaaaaaaattgatcTGCTATGCTTGTTCTTTCTTGAGGAGATCATAAAACACCTTTGGCCTTTTGTAGCTTTTAATGCATAGCGTCTGCCACCAAAGAACCAGTGAGTGAACTCCTTCCAGCAAATTTCAGGAAACTCCCAAAATGTCAAAAAAGAGCTCGGAATAGCTTGCTAACAGGCAATTAGTTGAGCAAATGAAGACGCAACTAGCATAATTAAAATTTAGAACTAGGTATCACTGAGACAACAAATTTGTACCTTgaaaagtaataataataatatcagtgGCAATTAGCATTCAGAATACATGCAATTACTTTCTCGGCTAATGGTAGTAAAAATTATTTCTAGAAAGTAAACTAGAAGTTATCTATGCGACATTGAATGAGAACATTTCTCTGCAGAGGAACTCACACCGGAAAGGACAATGCAAAAATGCAATATCACctaatttaagaaagaaaatacaataatgcttcataaaatattatgttttagCCTATGCAAATCACCTGAATTATTAAAGGGTAACTTTTCAAGCACGCTAAAAATTTCATGATTGTGATAATTTCTGGTTACTTGACTAATTTTATGATTGTGAAAAAAGAAGCACTATTGTATTTTTGCTACACAGGTTTCATGATTGTGATAATTTCTGGATATACAGATCAGGATAAATCCACGACCATATAAATAGTATAAAATGGTTTAACTACATAGGTTTCATTAGTCTGTGTACATGACTAATTTTATCAAAGAACAGGAAAAAGATTATGAAGAAccttatattttaataaatatttagcACACCCAGTTTCTTTTTGCTGTATCCATGAATTCAGATAATAATTGTTTTTGGACATTTTAATATTCTTGGCTACCTGCATCGCGAATGCCAGATGGAGTAATGTTGCTTCAGACCATGGTCTCCCAATAAATTGAAGGCCGATTGGTAAGCCTCCCTTGTCATAACCAACCTTAGAAATAACGAAGATTAATTCTatagcaaagaaaaagaaaaagaaaacaattaaTGTATAAAAGAGTTGAAACTTATTGTACCAGAAGGGTAACTGCAGGCAATCCAAGGAAGTTTCCTGCTATCGAGAACCTGACGAGTGCAGCTAGAACAAATATACAAAGACATCATTAGCATCTGCAACTACTAAAGATTACTTTTTTTCTTGGGAAACAGAGCTTAGTTTTGCATAATATATTTCTTAGCTTCTTGTGAATATGCAGCAAAGAGAAAAAGGGAAATTATTCAAATGAAGGTATTGCTAACCTCCATTTATGTAATCTAGTTCTCCAGTGTCCGCAGCATCACTTAGTAATGGGTATGCAGTTACACTGTAGgaatgagaaagaaaaaagaagcattTGGTGTGAAGACAAAACACACTGAGGCACAGTCGAGGAAAGAGCTTGCTCACTACAAAATTATATCAGGAATTTCATGTAAAGTTAAACTGGTAATACGCTAATATATTAGTTTGATATACGATATAAATGAACCTCAAAGATGTACGATATAAATGAACTGAAAAAGATATTACAATCTGAATCCCAAATGATAAAGTTCCAATGTATCCAAAACCTAAATCAGCATCTTGATATCCAAACTTTGCCAATGTTGAAAGTTGAAGTAGGTTACCCTGTCGTAGGTGTGACAATCACATCTGCCCTTTTGAAAATTTCTTTGTGGAAGTACATCTGACGGTTCCTGGAAATACATAGAGAATAACATTTCAGTCATGCAATGGAAACAAATAATCAGAACTAGAAAGCTATCTGCTTTGACGGACTTAATAGTGAAAATAAGTGACAATATAAAGCTAATGTCATACATGGATTAATATATCAGTCCTAAAAGTTGATGGTGCTTTCAAAAAGTTCACTTAACTAATTTAGGGTAGCTCATGAACACTAAACACAAATAAGATATTGTGCTTCTTGACAAAGAATTATGTTGCAGAACTTTATACGGCAAAGATCATAAAAGGTCTGTCATAGTACTAAATTGTGTGGTTATCTAGATTTGCTCTTGATACGTATTGCTTCTTATGTCTGCAATTGCTACAATTGTTAGTGTACCCACATAAAGTATTAGATTGTTGTAGCAAAAATGCTAATAGACTGAATTTGGTTGTTATCCAGATATGTTTGTTTTGATATCCCTGCTTAATATTGTTAACCAATACCAACTATAAGTATACTTTTATGCTTATTTTAGTTTCTCATTTTAGAGAATATTTTCTAGCTTTCTATAGTATTCATCTTATAAATGTATTTTGAAACAAAAGGTACAGAGACTTTAAGCATGCTACTTTTTTGGCAGTGTCTTTAATTCATTGGGTAACTGGAATTGAGGTATCACTTTTGCTTAATAGTTGTGATATTGAAAATGAAAGTCACAAATAAatgtattaaaaattaaattaacaaTGAATCTTCCCTCTAACTCTTCCATGGACTTTGAAGCAACTTACCTGATTCTTTGTGCATTCAAATAGTCTCTGCTACTGAACGAACCATAAACAGAAAGTGCTACTCTTGCATCCCACCCTATTTCTGCATAATCACTAGCTTAAAGCAAAGACATTACATCAGcttttaattattatttgaaCATAAGCCTGTAACAACTTATTAAATTATGTGTGCAGGACTCTGCTTACAGTTTTGAAAGATGTGGAGCCAATGAAGCAGTGCATTCGGATCCAATTGTTATGTAGTGAGCCAGGCGCATCTCTTCTATCTCAGGTACGGTGACATCAACAATCTAACAAGTATGTGTTAAAGCTTAGTTAAACTAATGAAACTATCATACAAATATGAGTAATCAATAATAACTTGTTAGTATAATTCTCAACATCTCCATATTCTGcatgaaaaagaaaaactttgaaaTTTTTAATCTGAAATTTTGCAGAAATCATGAACCAGTATCCTAAACCAAATTACATAAGTAAATTCTATACCTTCCATCCATAATGCTGGGATAGCATCTTTAGAGTTTGGTCACAACAGTTTCTAATGTCAATTGTGCTGTCATTAAACCACTGCTTAGTCCAAACAAAGAATTAGTTAGTGTCAATGTTTGAGAATTCAGTACAACAATAACTTTAACTATTTTTCCCCTCAAAGAAGGTGAGAGGAAGTTATCTAGTTGCAATACTAAGTGTACCAAATTCATGTGAAAAGATGCACAATAATTCTAGATCCAGCAAATATGGTAATTTGGTGCTAACCTTGCCATATTTGGCTAATTTGATGTTGGTGATTGACTGCATGGAGTCGAGCAGAGGAAAGTTCAATGAGGGCTGAAAATCACAAGGAAAAAGGAGTTACAAGTTTGTCTATCCCAATTGCCAAACAAATTGGTTACTTTTATGGATAATATATACAAGATAAATATGTGGATGAATGAAATGTGGTTATGACCTTCACACCTGTAAAAATGTTGGTTGACTAAATGGAAGATGATCACAAATAGCTGCATAACTGAATTAACAAAAGCCATATTAAGTTAGATTCAGGTGGATCACATAAAAAAAAGTACACATGATGATATTTTAGAAACTTACGTTATAAGTGCATCTTCAACAGTTGCTGCTAATATCCCCGGCATTCCGACTGTCCAATTTAGTGGGAGTATCCTGAAATGGTTATATAAATGCATGTTATAGCTGCAACAAATCGAGTTAGTCCTAGACTGGATATGAAAAGAATTTCTTTCCCAAGATTGGTGGTTTACCCAGAATTTGATAAGCGACCAGAAGTTGGCTTGAATCCAACAACGCCACATAGTGCAGCAGGCATTCTCACAGACCCTGGACAATTTTTTTTTCAGGTGCAAAGACAACCACCAGTTCATTTCAGAAAAGTTGTAATGAGAAAATGAGTAGAGACAACATAAAAGAGCAGATGCTGGCCCGTTAGAGCGTTCTTTTTATTGTGAAAAGGAGACATTGACTCAAAATATCATGTCAACAGCCATGAAATGTATATGAAGGCAAACAGGACACCAGACAGCACCAACAATACCAAACATTAGTTACATGGATTTAAGCACAATGTCCTGATCCACCTGAGCCACTTTTAATGCTAACTTGTAAGAAAATACTTTGGTCGAGTTTATACCAGATGAAGGAACCATATATAAGTAATAGCTCTGGATCGAGACTGCTGATTCTCAAGCCGCAGAAGGCTTTTTTATCCACGGTTCCTAGTCTGTCCATATCAAATGGAATGGTCAGGCAGCTGCACTCAGAGTCGTGTCCTCTGCGTTGGGACTTCTTGAACCTCTTGGCAGAAGAACTCAGTTGTCAGTTAGACTTGTGAACTGGACTATAGTTTGACCAATCAGATGCAATTTGTTGTGCTAGATTCACTCCTATTCGCCCTCATATCTAATTAATCAACTCCAGGTGCCATCTTAATGTCTGATTCAATCTAATTGGAGCATGAATCAAACTGGTTGATGGCTTAGTAGCTATTTTTCCAATTCTCAATAACCGATCAAACCTTTCCATCAGGTTCTCAATCGTGAATCTCATTAAACATGCTAATTTCTTATTAGTATCAATTATTCCTTCGATTTTATCTTTTGCCATCCGGTTACTTCTGATTGCACTAATTATTCCAGATTTGGGTAATTTGGAAAATGTAATCCATTTGTTTGAAATCATCAAAATTGAAATTCTTTTATTATATCTAATTATGAATATTATGTATCTAGAATGCCATCACGTTGACACTTTTGCGGTTTTGCCCATCATCAGTTAATTTTATTGACCCTAAGTATGTTGTTTATAGTGTTAGGATGCTAAAGAGAGAAGCTCAGGACAGGAATAAGATAAAGTACTAGAGAATTTTGAACATTATTCAAAACATGTCCTTCCTCTTGCATTgttttttgggcttcaaaattactTATCTAATCTGAGAAGGAAATGGGATAGCTAATTCACTGGCTGCTTATGCCAGAACCAAAAGGGTTACATCTATGTGGAAGGAGATTGGCCTTTAGAACTAGATTTTTTGGTTCGCTCTAAAGTAAATTGTGTCTTTGCACTATAATAAGTAAAATTTAGTCGTTtgtgttagaaaaaaaaattaagcacTTGGAAAAAGGAGCTTGTGGAGAAATACACTATAGTTGGCTCAAATTTCTTCTGGACACAGCATTGTACTTATGGAAACTTGCCAACCatcttctatatttttttttctaggcTTTGTAAGTTTTATTACATGCTCATATTCATGTTGATATGACACTTTACTATCCATGTTTGATGTCTCTTGCTTCCACACTATTTTGATATATTTGTAACAAGTTCATAAAGCATATTAATTTGTATATACCTGAGATATAAATAAAGCTTAGATCATAGAACCTGGTCAGACTTGAGTTGACTTGGATCATTGATATTTTCTGTGGGTTCAATCTATCCCCTGGTTCTGGGGCAtgatatatatgaatttattgagaaGTGAAAGAGCCATTAatcaaagaatattttttttaattctagaCTTTGTATAAATGGGATATACAAATGGCATGGCCATGACAATATTATTAACTTTTTGTTTGGAAAATGGTGTATTATTTGTTACTCAAGATGGAGACTGTGAACGTACACGATTTTGCAAGTAATGTTGTAGCATACTTGAGTTTGACTGTCGTCTTTGAGAGCATCTCTGTAGGATCTCACTCTAAACTGTTTCTGATGAATTATCTTGCTCTTCATGTACCATGATTTGTATGTTCTAGGAATATATCGCAGACGTGGATTTGTGAGTTTATTTGCTATCTAACAGAGAAATATCATGTCCAAACTATTTAGTCAAAAAAGcaaatatttttgttaaaattgTTGTTATTAGTGAGTTCAAATCTCTCATTCAAATGATTCATTGCCAACCAGGTCAAGTGCTTACCTCCGCCATCGACACCGAGTGCAACTGGACACAGCCCAGCACACACTGCTGCAGCAGATCCACTTGATGAACCTCCAGATATCTTGTTGATGTCGTAAGGATTCCTTGTTGCCCTGTAGAACAGCTTCAAGTTAGCTCTTTCGATTAACCGCTCCGACCATATTTATTAATGACAAGTTTTCATGCGTAGAAGGACATACAAACttttcatttctcccctttcagaATAACTACAAAATTACTCAAATTCTGCAAATGTGATGCAAGTTATTCCAAGAATAGAAGCCTCTGATTAAGAATTAATATTCTTTGTGCTACCAAGTGTTTATTTATACTTTTTCTTGTGGGATTGGGCAACGTTTTGAGTTCCAAAGAATAAATATTCTTTGTGCTACCAAGTACTTATCTATGTTTTCAGGAACAGTTGCAACAGAAATACTTTTGTTATGGGACTGGGCAACATTTAGAGTTCCAATCACTCCAgaacttttgtttttgtttttgttttttttaactaattagtgATCTAACACAGTTCATTTTATCTTATTCAGGCATGCTGAGGTTGCTTCGAGCAACAAAAGGCAAAAAGTGTTTTTTGCCTACCCATAGTGAGGATTGATGCCACTGGCGCCGGCGCCGAGCTCGTGCATGTTGGTCTTCCCCACGAGGATCGCACCACAAGACCGCAGTTGCTTGACGCAGCTGGCATCCTCGATACACGGCCTCACCTTGTGCAGCCACCTCGTTCCTCCTGAAACAACTCACCATCCAAAGTCACAGGAACACCATCTCCGACCGTGTACAGCGAGCGGTAAGTCCTTCAAAACACTCTTTTAAGATATGCTACCGGTAGTGGGATAAGGCATGCAATCGATCTCGTCCTTGATCGCAACCAATACTCCATCCATCATGGAAATTGGGGTGCCTGATAAAACATCAAAACCACTATTATAGCTGATCTGTTCCTCGATCAGCTGTCGGACCAATAAAAATCGAACAAACCATATTGAACCGATAATTacgttatcttttttttttctcattcaaaAATTGATGATTTATTATTTCTAATCATAGTTAAaattaacatataatttttaGCATCATGTGTATCTCTATTTAGAGGAATATAAGAATATAAGATATAAAATACATGTTTAGAGGAATATAAGAATCTCTATTTTTTAGAGATACATATTATTACCTAATAAATTTTACTCGCCTCAATTGCCCGAAGGAGGCAGAGAGGGCCGACTTCATGGTGACTCTCTAATAACCCCTCACCCACCCATAGGACAAGTTTGGTAGAAAAGAGGCGTCACTCTACATGTTTACAGcgtcatattaattattttttgctGCTTTTAATGTACATTGTACCAAATGGCCATTAAATTCACTCCCCATATTTAATCGAGTTTTCTCAAATTAActttgatttctttctttcttcctttttttttttttttgaatgaccAACATGAATTTTAACCAAAAGGACAAAATTAGTGTACAAACGTAGTCTTACCTTTATATCATACATAGAGGTCTCTTTTTTTTAATCCTTATGTAAATTTTAatctaatgaaaaaaaaattagaaaagaaaaaaaaaaaaaaaagtatatggtTTGGTTAACAAGAATCGACTTGGTTTTTACCGGAAGAACCTCAGAATGATCGGTGCATGATTCACCTACAACAGTGAATGTCAATTTCATGCTAGCTCAGTTGACCTTGTTAGAAGTCAACCACAAGTTAACTCTGTCGGACAAGAAGGTCAGCTGAGAGAGCTCATTCTGAACTGAGGTGACGACCCCAGATGTGAGATGATGACACGAATGAGGGAAACCAAGGTTGCAGTGATGGCTACCAACCTCTGTGATACCTCCGTGATGATTCCTCTGCCTGCCTGAGAATGTCTTCGTGGCTGTAGCTGATGAAGAAGGCCATGTGGAGTTTGGGATCCTCTGTCTCCTTCGCCGCAGCCAGAAACCTCCTCGCCACCTGTAGATATGTGGTCGTGAGATCCGAGCAAGCGTTCTTCTGCGTTTGGAGTCGATTCCAAGAGCAAATGGCACACCTCAAGAGGAGTCGTCTCTCCTGATTTGTAAGCTCTGAAGAAGTCCCGAATCGTCCAGCGTTTGAATTGGGAAGCCGAGTCGGTGAAGGAAGAATCCAAGCATGGAGGAAGGCAGCTTGCAGCTTCCTGAACTCGTTCGGCAGGCGACAGATTGGGCTTTATGGGAGTAACACTCTGTTCTGAGATATCTGAGAGGGAGAAAGAGCACGAATCATTACATCCGACCGAACAATTCGAGTTCGAGAAGCGATCCAAACCTTCGCTGTTGTGGGTGGCAGTGAACAGTGGCGGCTCCTGGATCTCCGCGACCGAGACGAGCTGCAAGAAGACGAGCCatcagagggagagggagaggaagcgGATGGGCAACAAAGCATACCCTCTGTATGAGGTTGTCCTTCTTCAGTATGTAGAGAACGATCGATCCGAGGATGGGCGACTCGAGAATCCACACGAAGATCTTGACGAGAAGCCCCGCCACACGAGGAGCTGCGATTCGGGGGAGGCCAACAAGCTTCGATCACTGCGACATCTCATGAGGACGTTCCCAGAAGTGGAGCAGAGCAGTGGTTACCTTTGACGTTGGCATGCAGGTAGAACTCGTCGCTGTGGGCGCCGAGGTCTACCTCGGGGGCAGGCTTGTACGCTTTCCCGGCGTCCCTGAAGAGTCCCATGGCCTTCACACCGATGTGGACTCGTCGAAGACGACGACAGCCACCTGCTCCTCTGTGTGTTCTTTGGAGTGTTTgtgcgtgtgtgtatatatagaaagagagggggggagagagagaggcgtTTGGGGGCGGAGTTGGCGAGAGAATAGTAGCTGAAGAAGCAGAGGATGCCAAGcagacaaagagagagagagagagagagagtaatgaaaggaaaacaaagagaaagaagaagcgtAATAGGTGGGtgcaaagggagagagagagagagagaaggaaggatGGAAGGAAGAGGTGGTCCTGTTTCTTGTGACCATGCTTAGGGCCGTGCCGTTTCGCCTCACACGGAGTCACCATCACCGGGTCGATGTGCACGTGACACTTCCGTTAGTTTCACGTAGATTGATTTGTAGGATTCGATGAATCTACGACCGTT
Protein-coding sequences here:
- the LOC135606198 gene encoding fatty acid amide hydrolase-like, which codes for MGLFRDAGKAYKPAPEVDLGAHSDEFYLHANVKAPRVAGLLVKIFVWILESPILGSIVLYILKKDNLIQRLVSVAEIQEPPLFTATHNSEDISEQSVTPIKPNLSPAERVQEAASCLPPCLDSSFTDSASQFKRWTIRDFFRAYKSGETTPLEVARRFLAAAKETEDPKLHMAFFISYSHEDILRQAEESSRRYHRGTPISMMDGVLVAIKDEIDCMPYPTTGGTRWLHKVRPCIEDASCVKQLRSCGAILVGKTNMHELGAGASGINPHYGATRNPYDINKISGGSSSGSAAAVCAGLCPVALGVDGGGSVRMPAALCGVVGFKPTSGRLSNSGILPLNWTVGMPGILAATVEDALITYAAICDHLPFSQPTFLQPSLNFPLLDSMQSITNIKLAKYGKWFNDSTIDIRNCCDQTLKMLSQHYGWKIVDVTVPEIEEMRLAHYITIGSECTASLAPHLSKLDYAEIGWDARVALSVYGSFSSRDYLNAQRIRNRQMYFHKEIFKRADVIVTPTTGVTAYPLLSDAADTGELDYINGAALVRFSIAGNFLGLPAVTLLVGYDKGGLPIGLQFIGRPWSEATLLHLAFAMQTLCIKSYKRPKVFYDLLKKEQA